One Scleropages formosus chromosome 8, fSclFor1.1, whole genome shotgun sequence DNA window includes the following coding sequences:
- the soul5 gene encoding heme-binding protein 2, giving the protein MMTLFQYFAVEGRVRGVWGSGRGTDRPPRSFHNKEGEIYKAATHTVSEGGTFFGHFWTSLTLHTGYAERILHTTMAFLTGLVLLVLAAAATEARVGSSNESSFCTETKECLLFDLVCKTSNYEVRHYRPTKWVSTDEESYFFESATSKAFWRLLKYITGANADGVKMDMTAPVLVKVQENKKIWESSKYTLSFLLPSAFQESAPLPTDPKVYFTDMPDTRVYVRSYGGWMLSVTTKLNSEMLTRDLDKVNATYNKNFSYAVGYNSPKKILNRHNEVWYIVDGEPVCSEPTDTVSDTE; this is encoded by the exons ATGATGACACTTTTTCAGTACTTCGCTGTGGAGGGACGAGTTCGGGGGGTTTGGGGGAGTGGACGCGGCACTGACCGCCCGCCTCGTTCGTTTCATAACAAAGAAGGCGAGATATATAAAGCGgcgacacacacagtgagtgagggAGGCACTTTTTTTGGACATTTCTGGACTTCACTGACTCTGCACACCGGCTACGCAGAGCGCATCCTTCACACGACGAT ggccTTTCTCACAGGACTTGTCCTGCTGGTGCTGGCAGCTGCAGCTACTGAAGCCAGAGTAGG TAGTTCCAATGAGTCAAGCTTCTGCACTGAAACTAAAGAATGCCTCCTCTTTGACCTGGTGTGCAAGACCTCAAACtatgaa GTGCGACACTACAGGCCCACCAAATGGGTGTCGACAGACGAGGAGTCTTATTTTTTTGAGTCGGCCACATCCAAAGCCTTCTGGAGGCTCCTGAAATACATTACAGGAGCCAATGCAGACG GTGTGAAGATGGACATGACAGCTCCAGTGCTAGTGAAAGTACAGGAGAATAAGAAGATATGGGAGTCCTCTAAATACACGCTCAGCTTCCTGTTGCCCTCTGCCTTCCAAGAAAGTGCACCACTCCCCACAGATCCTAAG GTGTACTTCACAGACATGCCGGACACGAGAGTGTACGTAAGAAGCTATGGGGGCTGGATGCTCTCTGTCACAACTAAGCTGAACTCAGAAATGCTGACGAGAGATCTGGACAAAGTTAATGCCACCTACAACAAGAACTTCAGTTATGCCGTAGGTTATAACAG CCCCAAGAAGATATTGAACAGACACAATGAGGTCTGGTACATTGTTGATGGAGAACCTGTCTGCAGTGAACCCACTGACACCGTCAGTGACACTGAGTAA
- the shfl gene encoding shiftless antiviral inhibitor of ribosomal frameshifting protein homolog has translation MNRQHAEVELEKSVRRLREKFHGKIPVNKATILMRRYGNNHRIVAMDIILMKDRELDEDDQAILQNDEAARNVVQRLEAEEREEAEAQARQQPSRGEAQRAPREDQDITELASRLRVLPLTRENLRMFDNAQRNVIPSDLHQFACQLCDFDWWRRVPQRKMVSRCQKCKRKYDPVPEDRRWGIAEFHCPNCARTFKGFGQMNLGSPCYTCHSLVTPTQILPPRRKNIGLGNRRQNPHSCLAEDCYNRQEPHVPGTECIHPRSRLQNHKPRVVYPSLAHVSSGSTVNTCLSQGSLMDLYQIILDDIREERGAEIEEDGQEEDESNTETNTSSSSSSRI, from the exons atGAACCGACAACACGCTGAGGTTGAG CTGGAAAAGAGTGTCCGCCGATTAAGAGAGAAGTTTCACGGGAAGATTCCAGTTAATAAGGCAACCATCCTTATGCGACGCTATGGCAATAACCATCGGATTGTCGCCATGGATATTATTTTGATGAAGGACCGAG AACTGGATGAAGATGACCAAGCCATTCTGCAGAATGATGAGGCAGCAAGG AATGTTGTGCAGAGACTGGAGGCTGAGGAACGGGAGGAAGCTGAAGCTCAGGCTCGACAGCAACCCTCTAGG GGTGAGGCACAGAGAGCACCTAGAGAGGATCAAGACATTACA GAACTGGCCAGCCGGCTCCGGGTGCTGCCCCTCACACGGGAAAACCTGCGCATGTTTGACAACGCACAGCGAAATGTCATCCCCTCAGACCTACATCAGTTTGCCTGCCAGCTCTGTGACTTTGACTGGTGGCGCAGAGTTCCTCAGAGGAAGATG GTATCCCGCTGCCAGAAATGCAAGAGAAAGTATGACCCAGTCCCAGAAGACAGAAGGTGGGGCATTGCCGAGTTCCACTGTCCCAACTGCGCACGAACCTTCAA gGGTTTTGGACAGATGAATTTGGGATCCCCATGTTATACCTGCCATTCGCTGGTCACTCCAACTCAGATTCTGCCCCCTCGGCGCAAAAATATTGGGTTGGGCAACAGGAGACAAAATCCACACAGTTGCCTGGCGGAGGACTGCTACAATCGACAGG AACCCCATGTGCCAGGCACAGAGTGCATACACCCACGTAGCCGCCTGCAAAACCACAAGCCCCGTGTGGTGTACCCGAGCCTGGCCCACGTGAGCTCGGGCTCCACGGTGAACACGTGCCTCAGCCAAGGTAGCCTAATGGACCTATATCAGATCATCCTGGATGACATCCGTGAGGAAAGGGGAGCGGAGATAGAGGAGGACGGCCAGGAGGAGGATGAAAGCAATACCGAAACCAACACCAGCTccagtagcagcagcaggatCTAG